The DNA window ATCAGggtttttataatctatagttTCTTTGCTCGATTCTGGCATTGGGATAATTCTACCGGTTCTGATGGATACTCGTACATGGTCACCTTCTTCTGTGTACCTCCATTCGATGGTAGTGGCCTGTCTAAACGAGCAAATGCACATAAATGTATTAGTAATGCAAGTACTCGAATGCCCAGGTAGTACAATTCCAATTTCCTTTCTTGCGGTACTCACAGATCAGCAGGGTCGACCAATTGGACCTGCGTTGTGACCAATAGAGGCTGTTCAACACGGGAATAAACTCCAGGGAAAGTTTTAGTTTTTCCCAGACATTCCAGTTTCGTGTTCAACCCTTCCACAATAACCCAATTTCTCTCATGATAAATATCCTTTACGTACCCCTGTTTTCCTTTGTCGGGGCCACATAATATTTCCACCTAAAACCAAGACACAATGTAGCTGCGGTTTAAGGTTAGGTATGGTTAGGAGAATAACATGGACAAGTGATACTTAAATAAGCGTTCTTGCAAAtgggataggatttaatattaACGTTACTTACACGATCTCCGCGGAAGAAGCTCCAATTCTTTATAGGCTCAACGTGAACGAATTCATGGTTCTTCCCAGGCGCATTTTGGAGCTGAAAAGCAGACGTCCATGGTCGATGGAGGGAGAAGTAAATATTTTTGCGTTTTTCCGTCCGCGGAAGGTACTGAGGTTTTCCACGCGGTGTTTTCCAATAAACCTACATAAAAATTAAGTTGTATATAAAGAAACACGTACAAACAGCTGCAGTAAGTACTAAT is part of the Halictus rubicundus isolate RS-2024b chromosome 3, iyHalRubi1_principal, whole genome shotgun sequence genome and encodes:
- the Mrpl24 gene encoding mitochondrial ribosomal protein L24 yields the protein MRLTNGLFTRMKKWSKAYSNLPDRYIERVTEQVYWKTPRGKPQYLPRTEKRKNIYFSLHRPWTSAFQLQNAPGKNHEFVHVEPIKNWSFFRGDRVEILCGPDKGKQGYVKDIYHERNWVIVEGLNTKLECLGKTKTFPGVYSRVEQPLLVTTQVQLVDPADLQATTIEWRYTEEGDHVRVSIRTGRIIPMPESSKETIDYKNPDLYQEKAKDTVSEDVLEVTFDAPLKTFEMDLMDKMGIKENRVPRKYYWY